The genomic region TTACTCATTACTTAGGCGAACGAGCCCTAGGGCTTGTTCACATAAACTATGTATGTATGCCCCCATTGTACATTAGCTAGCTCTTAATAAGATAACCGAAAATAGTGACTGAATTAAGCTAACTTTTTTCTACACAAAGAAAGTTATACGATAAATGCCTTCCTCATTTATTGAGTGACAGTTCTACCTCAAGTCGTGAATACAATGTTTATTCGGATACAATGTTGTTGGTTTCTTTTAGACCCATTGTCAAGAAGAAAATTGCCTGTCTCTTTGTACAGTGCCTGCCTTAAGCCACTAGGGAAATCGTCTTACTATGCCTCATCCCTCCAGTGTCATAAGCATTGTTTGTTTATAGAAAGAAAATGTTTTTGGCAGCCGCTTTTTATCATCATTGATCTTGCCAATTCGACGTCAGTTTAATTCTATCCTTTATTTGTTCGTTCTCACAAAATGTAATCAATTCCATAGAAAGAAACTTCCCATTCTTGACACGTTCGCTTGCTTTTCACTTTGCTGCTCTACCGTTGCTTTCAACTTCTTTGAATTTTTTAGAACGATCCAAATAAGAAATATATCCGGTTCATGCTGCTATGAAAGAACTAGAAGAAAGTACTTACTTAATGACTGCTATGAAAGAAGAAAGTATTTGCCTAAAGGCTAATGATTCGGATTTCATTGGTCTCCACATAAGCTAACATGGATAAGCTCCACCACTTGAGTAGCATGTTTTGACTTTCCAGTTGAAAATGATTTTTTGCGCGTGCTTTCCAAGTGCACATCCCTTTTATGCATATGATACCAACGTCATGGTTGACCTTGTATCATTAGAATACATCCTATTTGATGACATGTGAGGATGACCAATCAGTAATCTTATTTCTTATCACACATTTTCTATCATCATCCAGCACGCTACTGAATAATAGGATTCAAGAAATTTTTGAAGTATGTACCTATCAAGGCTCGATTAGCGAGTGACAGGAAAGGGTAAAAGTTTTAATAAGTTATAGGGAGCGTTTAAATTGATCAATTAGTTTAATGTTATGGGGGAAAATTGGAAAAagttaaatatatttttgaaaGATGCTTTGCCTTTCGTGAGAGATTGATTGCACCCTACCCGAACTCTTTAgagttttccttttttttttctacTTCTTATGTATTAAATTCATGTAAGGACTTTATGAACATCTAAAAATTGTCAACTGTGATAATGGATAAGATCACCCATCTGTTGATGGTTTGGAGGAAATTATGTGAAAGTATGCATGCTTACGTTGACGTTTCCGTATGCATTATACTTGCAGGGTGGGGACTTGAGATACTGCAAGAAATGTCGTCTATACAAGCCACCTCGTTCACATCATTGTCGTGTATGTAAACGATGTGTTTTACGAATGGTATTTATCCCCCACCACCTCATTCTTAAATTATTGTTATTTATTATCAACATAGATAAATAAATTGCTGACTCATTCTTTCATTGAAGGATCACCATTGTGTGTGGATGAATAATTGTGTGGGCCACGCAAACTATAAGGTCTTCTTTGTGTTTGTGGCATATGCTCTCCTTGCATGCCTATACTCTTTGGTATGGTCTTTAGTCTTTACCATTTTGTTGGATTATGTATTACTAATATTGTCATCAATATTTACTATTATTGTTTGGATGGCTAGATTTTGCTTGTAGGTAGTTTGACTGTTGATACTCAGCAAAGTAAAGGTTCTTACAGAAGTGTATACGTACGTATGATAATGATTTCACCACCACTGTGTCATGATTCATTTTGCTTTTCCTCATACATTTGCTTGTTGTATCGCAGATCATTTCGGGGCTGTTGCTAATTCCCCTTAGCATGGCTCTAGGCGTCTTTCTCGGGTGGCATATATACCTAACGCTACAGAACAAAACCACAATAGAGGTAATATCTTTGCCCCAAGGTCTCGAATTGTTTTATTTTATAGATATGGAGATCTTCCTTCCCCCTTGCTAATTACCATgaataatttaaattttaaatgaaGGCTTTGTATCGAGCCGGAAAGAATAATTTAATTTTATAGGTATTAAAGTAAAAAATATGTGGGAGGGGATTAAACTATTAACATTTTAAGTTTAATGAATtaaataacatataaaaatatcgtaaaaacacaaaaagtaatacatataatatttttagggtatgtttggcatggggcttttaggagcttctagctttcagcttttaagaaaaagctcctaaATAAAAcgccttgtttggttgaaggagcttgaagcttttaggttaggagcttgaagcttttggttgaacactcctactagtagcgtttagaaggagctacaagcttttagggaaaaaatgactattttaacctctaaagataatgaactttttaatgcacaaactttttaaatttttagttatgtctattatggtcattttatacattttattaaaagctccagctactctaccaaacaccaaatatatctaaaaaactatagcttccagccaccagccaCTAGCTAcatttgccaaacatacccttaatATGCCTTTCTGTCTTTAAAATATtagaaaaaacaaaaataatacataagttatgttatatttatttacatatttgtttttttatgttaTCAATACTTGTAAAAAGGttatgaaaataataaaaaaaattaacgagcCGGCTTGATTGGGCTCGAActagccgagctcgagctcgactttTCAGCTCGATaaaataaacgagccgagccgagctggctcgtttaagTTTGAGTTCGAGCCCAtcctggctcggctcggctcgactcgACTCGATTACAACCCTACCAAGGAGTTGGTTGAAAGTAAAAGCACTTGGGGTTCAATTAGATATGTATGTTTTTATAGCATAAAGATGACGTTTGTAACGTATGTGATGCAGTATTACGAGGGGGTGAGGGCCATGTTGGTTGCAGAACAAGGAGGGAATGTGTACTCGCATCCATATGATCTTGGTGTCTATGAAAATCTGATTACAGTGAGTGAGAATATTATTAGTTGTCATCTTATTTAAGTACGTTTTATTAACTTTGGTTATGGTGACAGGTGCTGGGTCCGAATATCCTTTGTTGGTTTTGTCCTGTGTCAAGCTACATAGGATCAGGTCTTCGGTTCCGAACAGCATATGACCGTCGTACAACTGTAACAACTATTACTACTACCAGTTGATGGGATGTAATAGGCTGCAACTCTGTTATATAAACCAAATCATGGATGGGTGTGTGTGAGACTAATGAACGATATAGCGTACTAACTGTTGTAACAGGCTTCCTTTTTGGGGGGGATAGAGAAGAGGTTTTACTAGTGCTTGTAGATACTATATGTCACATTTTCAAAGGGATATATGATATACATATTACATGAGTCTTGTCTGCTAAattagttcttttttttttttttcatacttTGTTAGCAGATGATAACAAATGGTCTTGCTCGGACTCATGTTAAACTTGCAAGTAGAAAATTTCATATTACTTTTCTCAAATTTATCGTAAtaatacaacttttttggttgttCCCTGTGAATTTTAAAGAAAAGATAAAATGCAAAGTCTATTGTAttgatgttttatcatgatcattACAGAAAATTCATTGTATTACACATAGAGGTGCAAAAACCGGAACCGAACCTGTACCCGGTAAAAAACAACCTTGAAATGGGTATTTAGGAACCAGACCCAGAACTGACCCTACCCACCGGGGTACGCATAGGGTGTGCGTTTCAGTGTCAAAAACCAGACCTGAAGTGTACCTGATTATACCTGAGAACCGGTTCTAGTTCCATTACTCAGAACCGGGTTTTTTTAATACCCGGAACCAGTTCAATTACTCGGAACCGGGTTTTTCAATACCCGGAACCGGTTATGGTTTTGTACAAGAACCGGAATAGTACCTGGTTTTCTCTATGTTTGTGAATTTTATATCTTTGTAGTATTTTAAGTTTAAAAAATATATGCATGTTTTATGTTATATGTTTATATGTTACATATTGTTAGGAAAAAAAAGAGTTAAAACACATTTATACCACATAGTTATGGGCTTTTCACCTCTAATCTTTTCTTGGCCCAAATCCATCTACTTAACAAGTAAAACCCAGCATTAAGCCCAATTACACAATTAAACATTTTCCACAGTTAATAAAGTTTGGGGTGTTACAAGATCAGTAAAACCTTTAGGTTTAATCTATGGAGATCTAACAAAAGCACTCGCAATGATCAAATTCATCACTACGAGTGAACTACTTCGAGTTCAAGATCTACAACAAAAGAATGATCGTTATTAAGAGGGTGAATGTGAAAGTAATTCCGATCATTAGAGAAGACAAAAGTTTAAGGGTCGAATGTAAGGAGTTAATACTATATTTAGTGTGTcattatatatgaaattaagtATAAGGGTTATAGTAATAGTGTTAAACTTGGAGCCTGGTAACTAACCAAGTGGCGTCATTAGCGTACTTGTGCCATCAAGTATGACGTCGTTTCAAAGGCAACAATTCACTTGGTATATAATatagtaaattacgattttggcccctaaCATCTTTTTTTccaacccttttggcccctaaaagtaaatgaATGGgtttagtgttaggggccaaaagggttaggaaaaaaaagacgttggggctcAGACgttaaaagattcctttttgggttaaaatggtaaaagtgatataaccacatgggccaaaatcgtaatttactctatataacATATACAAAAAAGTTCATGTTATTTTTATTGATGATTATATACTCCGGGCAAAAGTTATGTAAAggtattgataaaattaaacatgAAAAGAAATAAGTTGATAAAATATCCAAACAAGAAACTTGGAAAAAAGAGGTGAAATTGAAAGCAATgaaaaatataaacaaaaaaaaactgaatCTGATGATGACATTACTAATAATTgcattaatattaattaatcacGTCACAAACCCCCTTAAATTAGAAAGCAACATCAATCGGATACAGTTGGCACGATAGAGACCCCATCAAGAAAACAACAATGCCAAATGAAACaacaaactgtgagaaaaagaACGTACGACACTTTTAAACATCTACATCCACAAAgtaaaatataacaaaaataaCATCCTAATTAAACTTATATAatcattaattaattattaagaTTGATACATATACATAACATATACATTGATTGATCATTGGTTGATACAACGTTCATTGCTCCGGTTACAACTGAATCAAGTGATGGATTAATGTTAAGCCGTGACGGGTGTCTCCACAACGACCTTATAAGCAGCGACGGAAACCTTTTCCCAGAGCTCCGGTATTGCTTCTTTCAAGTTGTGTATGCTTTCTAACGCGTAGTCTGCACCTTTGCACCGATGGGACTTCCCAACCTGCCGTAACATTCCAATTCCAATTTCAATTCCACAGTTAATACATACATATcctaaattaattaaataaatgctTACTTACCAAAACGGTGTCAAGACCCACACGTTTTCCAGACTGGATGTTTCGGACGCTATCCTCAAAAAACAGCTGTAAAAAAGACGCGTGTTAGAAACTCAAATAAAATTAATTTATGTATGGTGTTTGAGGTATGATTTGGTACCGTTGTTTGAGGGTTAATGTTGAGGATGTTGAGGGCCTTCTCGATTGCATCTTCCGATGGTTTGCAGACAATTGGCGTCTTTGGCAACTCTGAGGTCGAATCTGTTCTAGAAAAATGTCCAATTATGTCGAATATCTCATCATCACAAACCCTGCTAACTTTGTTCACACGAGGATTCAGCGTCTCGAAGCAAATCATCCCTTCAAAGCAATCTTCCAATCCGAGTTTGCTCAAAACTTTAGCAGCGTGGATCTTGTCCGCATTTGTAAATATCTAAACCCACATTCGTTCATTTATTCATTCATTCCAGCCGTACTTTATTAATTATGTCACTCAAAGAAAGAAAGAAACTTACGAATTTGCGCATGGGCAAGCTTAGTAAAAGACCCCTCAAAACAGGATCAGGCTTTAAATTCTCATAAGGTAATCTTCCATGAACAAAACTAGAAAAATAACAAACACAAATTCCATCAATCAATCGTTTCCGTATTATAGTAATAATACTTGATGCATCAATCAAATTCATCAAGTACCTGTGGTATTCATCATAGTCAAAATCATAGCCGATCGCCTGTAACCAACGTAACAAATAATGAGTAACCGGTTAATTTAAGATGTTCAAGTGTTGAATGATCAAGCGACAAAGTCCATACCCGAATGCCTGCCATTGTGGTACCGTAGTTTTTGTAGAGCAGATCACACAATTCTGGGATCTTTTCCTCATCAATTCCAAGCTTTTCAGCCATATAATCTGCAATTCAgcgatatatatatatttcaataaaacagtacacacatatacacacagacagatatatatttatgtatatatatagtacCTTTGATGTTCTTGAGAACTCCCACTGCCAATCCAGCACTAAGAGGATAAAGAGTGTCGTCTAGATCTGTATATGCATATAGCTAACATTAACAATctccaaacacacacacaagaaaacaaaaacaaaaaaaaaaaaaaaagaatttatgTATGTTATGTAATAATACCAAAAAGAAGACAATCGTATTTCTGCGTGTGAACATACTCCATCTTCGTTTATATAGCTGGGTAAACAAAAAAACAGTCAGAAATAAGTGAGCATatatgtttataaataaaaatgtgtGATTGTTATATATGTATTTTGTGATCATAGGCATGTTTTGAATGATAAAACGTACCCAAATGAATATGAATGTTGAAGAGGAGATAGAGGGAGTGGGGGAAGGAGGACGTAGAGGGAGAGCCGCTTTAAATAGGCAACCTTTGCgtattatttattaatattaatattaataaaatatacaTGAATTATGGCAACCAAACAAAAATGGGTTTAATTATAACTTGCATTTGGTGGGGGGTGGCTAGTTTCAATGAAACAAAACAACAGCatctttttttctttcttttttagtTTCCTAGTCAAagaagtaaaaaaataaaaaataaaaaaataacactttttaattttttttcaagtaCAACCTATAACTCATCAAGTACAACCTTCTTATACAAATTTTTCTacttaaattaaatatatataattaattactCAAAGTGTTTATTTTATATGCAATTTAGtcttcccgagtttcatttaacgaaagaaaaagaagaatctGGAAGGATGTAAAAAAATGGTGTTTCAGATAAGGGTGTtcatcgaatatcgaattttagAATTATTCAAATAATTTTTATCTTCCCTtaaattcgaattcgattcgaatttgaTTAAAACCTAcccaattcgattcgaattcgtattcgattaaaaattcgaattcaATTAAAAATTCGagttcgaatcgaattcgaataaattctatttgattcagatttttttaaaacgtgtaaaaaaactgttaaaataaaacataaattttaaagcaggCATAAAACACGGTATAACATTAAAAAGTTTCAAATAAAGTATCATAAGTCTAACTTTCAAAACGAGAAGTCGAGAATAACCACTCTgcattacaagttaatatttttagggttagaaatgtatagatagatttgttacttaggttttagttatgggtttgggggtcaagttattctacaaaggcttctaattgtaagaagtgtaagaaggatttatagagtgacaagtgtccaataagctaaaactaaacccattACATCACCACAAAAAACCTAAACatccacccccaccccaccccatcccaccccaccaccaccaaaaaaacctaaccccccccccccccccgggcaaaaaaaaaaaaaaacaaaaaaaaactatacctcaccaaaaaaaacccctaaaaaacctaactcccccccccacccctcaaaaacctaaaaaaaacctaaccccccccccatccccaaaaacctaaaaaaacctaacacccccccccccacccccacccccaaagaacctaaaaaaaatctaaaaaaaactaaacacccacccccaccaccacccaaaaacctaaacccccaccccctcggcaaaaaaaaaataaaaaaatttttgggggtgggtgatgtggggggggggggggttaggtttttggtggtggtggatgtttaaggtttttttttttttttgtagtggggtttttttgtgtagtgggtttttttaggttattggacacttgtcactctataaatctttcttacacttcttacaattagaatcctttgtatttgatcctaatccatgGGTTTGGTAATATGTAACTTTAATACTTgagataaattttgaaaataattcaTAGTATAgccaataaaagttatatatgtattatatataaaaataataataaaaatgtataacttttattcgaatttcgaatcgaatcgaatttgataTTATAAATTCGTAactcgtattcgatttacttgactcgaattgaatcgaattcgaattcgaattcttataatcgaaacgaattcttgacAATTGAATCGAATTTAATCAAATTTCGAATTTTttgaattcgaaacgaattctgaacacccctagtttCAGAGTTTTTTCAAGGAAATTGAGTGAAATAGAAGGAAAACTTATGTCTTTTTCCTTCATTTTTAATCCTTCCAATTCGGAGAGATTTGTTGTTTCTTTTGACTACGTGTGTGTGAATATATTCATATATATGTAGAGAAAATAAAACAATCATATATTTTTAATCTTGTCAATTTCATTCAAATTTAAACAAAATTTGCATCATAACCACCAGTAGCTGTCAATATAATTCAATTAAATCATTGTCATCTTGTCATAAGTTGATTATTTAAGTTAATTTCTTAGTGTAAACGGTTTACATTGAGGAATATGATATCATGTTTATTTGTATCGCCTTTAATTTCTATATTATGGATGATCGTGACTTGTGTTTGCTTATtgtatataaaatataaataaatataatgagCTAGAAGCTTCTAACGAATCAAAAGTATATAGAGTGCAAGTATATTTTAACTTAACTTCAAGTAAATTTATATACCTTAACTTTAAATACTAGACATATAATTAAAATTATGATACAGATATACAATTAATATTTTTAGAAACCCGAAGAGGTTGATTTGTTAGGTGATATCACAAACAATAATTGCCTATTGACCAAACACCAAAACATTCCCTAAAAGAAATTGAAAACATTTCTAAACGATAAATACTAGACAAATTTTGTAAAAGAAACTAACATTTATCTTTTCTAATTTGAGATCTGAATGCTAATAAACAACTTGATTACAGAAGGACGTAAGTTGTTTTCATAAACATACTTCAAAATTAGCTCATAAACATGAATAGACACATACACAATTGAAGGCTTCACTTCTCGATCTTAGCTTTCATATATGTATCAGACCGTAGAATTTTTGTTAGTGAGTAATTTCATATGCGACATGATAGTACCTAGGGATAGACAACGGTCAATTTTACCGACAAATATTGTGAAGTCATCCCGGGAGTTTGTTTCTAACAGATTGTTTGCAATGAAAAACTGACGGTATTGTAGTGACCAGGTCAAAGCCCACAACAACATGCTTTGATTACTGGACTCGTACGAGTGGGACTAGGTCAAAGGTTTATGGTTTTCTCGTTCATAAGCATAGGATGCGATTATTGTTCCAATTAAGGAGATGATGATGTGATCGATATGATCCACACTCGCCAACCGTCTGGGAGCTGGTTAACCTATGAAAAGGAGGTGGCTTACTTAGAAGGAAAGCATACATTAATGAGGAAGATATCAAAACAACCCCTCAAGGGGACAGGCTCTACAAAGACACCTAGACAATCTGATTGTTCGCTGGAACATTCCTCTGAATTTTGAGGAGAGAGAAAGAACATCGTACATTGGGCTTCATCTATATAAGCCAGGCAAAAGATCAGAAGGAGATGAGTTATCACAAAACACAAACTAAAAACTTAGAAAAAACTCTCAAGCACATTGAATTCTTACATTCAATTCTAAGATCTCAACGATAACATTCCGACCAATTTAGTCCAAGGCAAGAGACTTATTCTCATGCCAGAGCTTGGTCATAGACTCCCCCTCCATGACGAGGCTAACAATATTTTGTTTTGTAGGTTAGTTCCAATAAGCGGCGAATGACAGGGGGTCTCCGGAGACGGACATGTCATCCGTTCACTTAGGATTCGACATTGACGCCATCCATGGAACTTTCTACTTCTAAGAAAGTTCCCCGCTTTCAAGAACGAGTTTTGCGTTCAAACCTTCACCGAAAAATAACTTAGctgttatttgttttttttaaagcTCTGCGCAGGCTCTTCTGTCTGCGCTGTGTAGACCACGCGTAGAAATTGCCACGCGcagactgttttttttttttcgaaaacgtttcattaaaaaaaacatttgtgcgagctcttcttggtgcaaACTTGGCACAACCACttttaagatcttctaaggtctatagagggttaaacaccaccacccaccaccaccgtccatcaccaccaccaccacccacccccgtccatcaccatcaccatcatcaccgtccaccacccaccaccgtccatcaccaccaccaccatcaccgtccaccacccaccaccaccgtctaacaccaccaccaccgtccatcaccaccaccgtccgtacaccgccaccagtttattttagaagtcaACGTGCGTGCGGGTGTGTATacatttttaattatatttttagctctttttactcgctgattcaagttttaaatttataaaacatgatattctactatcactctacacacacgttagggcaagtgcacccatcgcgatgtagtatagtgatggaaagataccgaggtcgtcaaAGGACACAAAAGCTTTTAATACCGActtatcgttaacgtctaatcgaaccaaactttgataaaaaggggttttaaaactataaaaagataaaataaaatataaggaaaaacaaatagacaagaaagaattacttggttccaactcctcttttatgtatcattttgatgatttccgcactttgggcattttaagagattatctttaagttatagtagtaggcctcCTTCCAGATAgtgttaccctcaacctattggtctgagtcagcaaggatacagtcccgtAAGGTCGGATTATTagaagataattaagtaagttattaatgcgaaaagtggggGGCCCCCTTCCAGGTAGCGATCACCCTCAACCCTTTGGTcagagtcagcagggatacagtcctcgcagggttggtttaaagttttaataatagtttatagataagggattcaagcggTTCATTCTTCTCCTACGGAAGGGTAATGCCCAACCGCTCGTGAAGTAATACTaggcttgaaccaggttctcgcaggatctttatgtgacaaccctcataaatccaggtatccgtacaattaattaatcgtgattagtgcttaatgactgtgctgaataaCAATTAACTGCTTTATGTTTActacatcatacatacatgtgcatcacatattacaTAATGTCATCTCCTTATCACATGCAAACTTTATTGACatacatgatgcacaaagcacagttagcacagttagcggataactcagaaaaatgctgacgatgttcagtacatagacagacagtgttttgagacccagtatgggacagagacaaggtactacactagtatggtgtgtagggaagtaaggaccataaaactgcgtcactaggtgatagtttaagtgccggaaagtgcctaaaacccgctaaaagtgcagaattttgcatatttcagcaaaattcagctttttaacatgctagtaatgtgaaaaaatatggcaaaatggtcctgaatgctttcctaagtgtcgggaattaaaagtgtcacaaaagggtacttaaagatcactaaacggaataacttgacactttaacgaaccggtatctaacc from Helianthus annuus cultivar XRQ/B chromosome 10, HanXRQr2.0-SUNRISE, whole genome shotgun sequence harbors:
- the LOC110884967 gene encoding probable protein S-acyltransferase 16; translated protein: MGSKKVFSPHVIVVSLAIAYIYFSTLFVFLNQWFGLRSSPGIIHAFLFTALALLCVCNYARAMFTDPGRVPPSFAPDIEDPHHPIHEIKRKGGDLRYCKKCRLYKPPRSHHCRVCKRCVLRMDHHCVWMNNCVGHANYKVFFVFVAYALLACLYSLILLVGSLTVDTQQSKGSYRSVYIISGLLLIPLSMALGVFLGWHIYLTLQNKTTIEYYEGVRAMLVAEQGGNVYSHPYDLGVYENLITVLGPNILCWFCPVSSYIGSGLRFRTAYDRRTTVTTITTTS
- the LOC110884968 gene encoding uncharacterized protein C24B11.05, which codes for MEYVHTQKYDCLLFDLDDTLYPLSAGLAVGVLKNIKDYMAEKLGIDEEKIPELCDLLYKNYGTTMAGIRAIGYDFDYDEYHSFVHGRLPYENLKPDPVLRGLLLSLPMRKFIFTNADKIHAAKVLSKLGLEDCFEGMICFETLNPRVNKVSRVCDDEIFDIIGHFSRTDSTSELPKTPIVCKPSEDAIEKALNILNINPQTTLFFEDSVRNIQSGKRVGLDTVLVGKSHRCKGADYALESIHNLKEAIPELWEKVSVAAYKVVVETPVTA